A single window of Nocardia sp. NBC_01327 DNA harbors:
- a CDS encoding ATP-binding cassette domain-containing protein, with the protein METTSLARRHSAEPAIRVRGLARTFKSKTGAVQAVTGIDFDVYDGEIIGLLGPNGAGKTTTLRMIATLLAPSAGEATVAGADLRGAPRTVRSRIGYVPQGGSTSDTELVEDELILQARLFGLSKAEAVANAAELSKALEFDGMGRRKCGQLSGGQRRRVDIALGMIHRPFLIYLDEPTTGLDPQSRANLWEHIRRLRDEGTTVVLTTHYLEEADALCDRVLVMDHGGIVAEGTPDELKRRISGDVISLEIGTGSADLALEIAESVLTVRNSLNTGENGRAGMSLVHLTVDRGDEAVVPLLRALGENGITPGALTVKRPSLDDVFLTLTGRSLREGNQS; encoded by the coding sequence GTGGAAACGACATCACTGGCTCGTCGCCACTCCGCGGAACCGGCGATCCGGGTCCGCGGTCTGGCTCGAACCTTCAAATCCAAAACCGGTGCCGTGCAAGCGGTTACCGGTATCGACTTCGATGTGTACGACGGTGAGATCATCGGCCTGCTCGGCCCCAACGGCGCGGGCAAGACCACTACGCTGCGAATGATCGCCACCCTGCTCGCGCCCAGCGCGGGCGAGGCCACCGTCGCCGGTGCGGATCTGCGTGGTGCACCGCGCACCGTGCGCTCCCGGATCGGCTACGTCCCGCAGGGCGGCTCGACCTCGGATACTGAACTGGTCGAGGACGAATTGATCTTGCAGGCAAGGCTTTTCGGTCTGTCCAAGGCCGAAGCGGTCGCCAATGCGGCGGAGCTGTCCAAGGCCCTGGAGTTCGACGGCATGGGCCGGCGCAAGTGCGGTCAGCTCTCCGGCGGCCAGCGCCGGCGAGTCGATATCGCCCTCGGCATGATTCACCGCCCGTTCCTGATCTACCTGGACGAGCCCACCACCGGGCTCGATCCGCAGAGCCGCGCGAATCTGTGGGAGCACATCCGGCGGCTGCGCGATGAGGGCACCACGGTCGTGCTGACCACCCACTATCTGGAGGAGGCCGACGCCCTCTGCGATCGGGTGCTGGTCATGGATCACGGCGGCATTGTCGCCGAGGGCACGCCCGACGAGCTCAAGCGCCGCATCTCCGGCGATGTGATCAGTCTCGAGATCGGCACTGGCAGTGCCGATCTCGCCCTGGAGATCGCCGAATCGGTGCTTACTGTGCGAAATAGTCTCAATACCGGCGAAAACGGCCGTGCCGGAATGTCTCTCGTCCATCTCACGGTCGATCGGGGTGACGAGGCCGTGGTTCCGCTGCTGCGCGCGCTCGGCGAGAACGGCATCACCCCCGGCGCGCTCACCGTGAAACGCCCCAGCCTCGACGATGTGTTTCTCACACTCACCGGACGATCACTGCGAGAAGGGAACCAGTCATGA
- a CDS encoding LysR family transcriptional regulator, with amino-acid sequence MELRQLAYFVAVCEELSFSRAATRCFISQSAISHQIARLERDLGVPLFERSTRSVVPTDATTRLLPLAKQMLSLESAIRAAVRASGPRIRLAANMSFATRSLSAIAGAREAHPGAEIEFVIKPFRQRIQAVADGDCDLALIRGSVDQPGLTVEKLWVEDLVIATSTAHPLAGRDDATLADLGAYPLLLPPELDQVLLHNVVRAAFADLPTGPAYGPPIPPDHTATMELINRPDAWTILYADSQTEGIAILRLTGNPLRIPVSAVIRSDIRPSPILTTLLAALHCA; translated from the coding sequence GTGGAGCTGCGACAGCTGGCCTACTTCGTCGCCGTCTGCGAGGAGCTCAGCTTCAGCCGCGCGGCCACGCGCTGCTTCATTTCGCAGTCGGCCATCAGCCACCAGATCGCGCGCCTGGAACGCGACCTCGGCGTACCCCTGTTCGAGCGGTCCACCCGGTCGGTCGTACCCACCGACGCGACCACTCGGCTACTTCCCCTTGCGAAGCAAATGCTGAGCCTGGAATCCGCCATTCGCGCAGCTGTAAGGGCCTCCGGGCCGCGGATTCGCCTGGCAGCCAATATGTCCTTCGCAACAAGATCGCTGTCCGCCATCGCCGGAGCACGCGAGGCGCATCCGGGTGCGGAGATCGAATTCGTCATCAAGCCCTTCCGCCAGCGCATTCAGGCGGTAGCGGACGGCGACTGTGATCTTGCTCTCATCCGAGGGAGTGTGGATCAGCCCGGACTGACCGTGGAGAAGCTCTGGGTGGAGGACTTGGTCATCGCCACCTCCACCGCGCACCCTCTCGCCGGACGCGACGACGCCACCCTCGCCGATCTCGGCGCGTACCCATTACTACTACCGCCCGAACTCGATCAGGTGCTGCTGCACAATGTCGTCCGCGCCGCCTTCGCCGATCTGCCCACCGGCCCGGCCTACGGTCCCCCCATCCCCCCGGACCACACCGCCACCATGGAACTGATCAACCGCCCCGACGCCTGGACCATCCTCTACGCCGACAGCCAAACCGAAGGCATAGCCATCCTCCGCCTCACCGGCAACCCCCTCCGCATCCCCGTCTCCGCCGTCATCCGCAGCGACATCCGCCCCTCCCCCATCCTCACCACCCTCCTCGCCGCCCTGCACTGCGCCTGA
- a CDS encoding PadR family transcriptional regulator: protein MAVPTTRLLVLSVVRLLQPVHGYDVRRELLSWHADDWANVKPGSVYGALNTLQRDALISVDEVGQDGARPERTTYRLTAEGEKEFGQLLRDALFDADQLKHPYFATVALFPHAPREDVVAALRSRILKFEAAIVFLEREEQRILAGSGKPEESEPFHVADAVRLSADHTRADLEWSRKTLRRIESGELDVWSEGMGGSMIPAPLAD from the coding sequence ATGGCTGTTCCTACAACGCGGTTGCTGGTGCTGTCGGTGGTGCGGCTGCTGCAACCGGTGCACGGGTACGACGTGCGGCGCGAATTGTTGTCCTGGCATGCGGATGACTGGGCGAATGTGAAGCCCGGGTCGGTGTACGGGGCTTTGAACACATTGCAGCGCGATGCGCTGATCTCGGTGGATGAGGTGGGGCAGGACGGGGCTCGGCCGGAGCGGACGACGTATCGGCTGACCGCGGAGGGGGAGAAGGAGTTCGGGCAGCTGCTGCGGGATGCGCTGTTCGATGCCGATCAGCTCAAGCATCCGTACTTCGCGACGGTGGCCTTGTTCCCGCATGCGCCGCGGGAGGATGTGGTCGCGGCATTGCGCAGCCGGATTCTGAAGTTCGAGGCGGCGATCGTCTTCCTCGAGCGGGAGGAGCAGCGGATTCTCGCCGGCAGCGGGAAGCCCGAGGAGTCGGAGCCCTTCCATGTGGCCGATGCGGTGCGACTGTCCGCCGATCACACCCGGGCGGATCTGGAGTGGTCGCGAAAAACCCTGCGGCGCATCGAGAGCGGTGAGCTGGATGTGTGGAGCGAGGGGATGGGCGGGTCGATGATCCCTGCCCCGCTCGCTGATTAG
- a CDS encoding SDR family NAD(P)-dependent oxidoreductase: MTKNRRALITGASAGLGRAVALALAEQGWELILTARGGDELDKVRVATGARAVVGDIADPAHRDELAAALGSAPLDLLINNASALGPSPLPPLDRYPIGELTAVLDTNVIAPLAVLQSALPAVRAAAGTVVNISSDAAVGAYPGWGGYGASKAALDQLTAVLAAENPDLRIYAFDPGDMRTAMHQAAFPGEDISDRPEPETVVPALLHLLETRPPSGRYLASELPVVS; the protein is encoded by the coding sequence ATGACGAAGAACAGAAGAGCCCTGATCACGGGCGCCTCGGCGGGATTGGGCCGGGCCGTCGCGCTCGCCCTCGCCGAACAGGGATGGGAATTGATCCTCACCGCACGCGGCGGCGATGAGCTGGACAAGGTCCGCGTCGCAACCGGAGCCCGCGCGGTGGTAGGCGATATCGCCGATCCCGCGCACCGGGACGAACTGGCCGCCGCCCTCGGCTCAGCCCCGCTGGACCTGCTGATCAACAATGCCAGCGCCCTCGGCCCCAGCCCGCTGCCGCCGCTGGACCGCTATCCGATCGGTGAACTCACCGCCGTACTGGATACCAATGTGATCGCACCCCTGGCCGTGCTGCAATCAGCCCTCCCCGCAGTGCGGGCCGCCGCCGGGACGGTGGTGAACATCAGCTCCGATGCCGCGGTGGGCGCGTATCCGGGCTGGGGTGGTTACGGCGCCTCCAAGGCCGCCCTGGACCAGCTCACGGCCGTGCTGGCCGCCGAGAATCCGGACCTGCGGATCTACGCCTTCGATCCGGGGGATATGCGCACCGCCATGCATCAGGCCGCATTCCCCGGGGAGGACATCTCCGACCGTCCCGAGCCGGAAACCGTTGTGCCCGCGCTGCTTCACCTCCTCGAGACCAGGCCGCCGAGCGGGCGCTATCTGGCCTCGGAACTGCCGGTGGTGTCATGA
- a CDS encoding NAD(P)/FAD-dependent oxidoreductase: MQSVDAGIETVEVVIVGSGFGGLSAAKQLNKSGVPYVLISSTPEHLFQPLLYQVATGVLASDEIAPPIKNILKHHKNGQTRVGKVVAIDAEAAVLTYETAEGQRKIRYGSLIAATGASQSYFGRDDFAEKTYSLKTIDDARDLRAQIDRVFTEAKDADPETRRRLLSFVVVGAGATGVEVAGQLKELAKRYYHQDDSVILVEGAGVVLPPFGGGLSEYTKKSLTKSGVEVLVDTFVTDIDEGKVTVKSKDGVERGIAAETVVWSAGVAVGGFAQLLAEATGCETDRAGRLLINPDCTVGGHADIYAIGDMTSLKGYPGQSPVAMQEGRHVADIIRGKKHAATEFNYWDKGSMAVISRFSAVTKLNDKIKFTGTLAWFTWLAVHLFYLVGFRNRFAAVFSWLVAFIGTGRPGFNEVQKTSAAKDQAEPRAA; the protein is encoded by the coding sequence ATGCAGAGTGTGGACGCGGGTATCGAGACCGTCGAGGTCGTCATTGTTGGTTCGGGGTTCGGTGGGCTGTCTGCCGCCAAGCAACTCAATAAGTCGGGAGTTCCGTACGTCCTTATTTCGAGTACCCCCGAACACCTCTTCCAGCCTCTGCTCTACCAAGTTGCGACGGGTGTGCTGGCCTCCGATGAGATCGCACCGCCCATCAAGAACATCCTGAAGCACCACAAGAACGGTCAGACCCGTGTCGGCAAGGTCGTCGCCATCGACGCCGAGGCTGCCGTGCTGACCTATGAAACCGCCGAGGGGCAGCGCAAGATCCGCTACGGCTCGCTCATCGCGGCGACCGGCGCCAGCCAGTCCTACTTCGGCCGTGACGATTTCGCCGAGAAGACGTACTCGCTCAAGACCATCGACGATGCCCGGGACCTGCGCGCGCAGATCGACCGCGTATTCACCGAGGCCAAGGACGCCGATCCGGAGACCCGCCGCCGGCTGCTCAGCTTTGTCGTGGTCGGCGCCGGCGCCACGGGCGTCGAGGTCGCTGGCCAGCTCAAGGAGCTCGCGAAAAGGTACTACCACCAGGATGATTCGGTGATCCTGGTCGAGGGCGCGGGCGTGGTGCTGCCGCCGTTCGGCGGCGGCCTGTCGGAGTACACCAAGAAGTCGCTCACCAAGAGCGGCGTCGAGGTGCTGGTCGACACCTTCGTCACCGATATCGACGAGGGCAAGGTGACCGTCAAGAGCAAGGACGGTGTGGAGCGCGGCATTGCCGCTGAGACCGTGGTGTGGTCGGCGGGCGTGGCCGTGGGCGGTTTCGCGCAACTGCTGGCCGAGGCCACCGGCTGCGAAACCGACAGGGCCGGACGCCTTCTCATCAATCCGGACTGCACCGTCGGCGGCCACGCCGATATCTACGCCATCGGCGATATGACCTCCCTCAAGGGCTACCCCGGCCAGTCGCCGGTCGCCATGCAGGAGGGCCGCCACGTCGCGGACATCATTCGCGGCAAGAAGCACGCCGCCACCGAGTTCAACTACTGGGACAAGGGCAGCATGGCGGTGATCAGCCGTTTCAGCGCCGTCACCAAGCTGAACGACAAGATCAAGTTCACCGGCACCCTCGCCTGGTTCACCTGGCTGGCGGTGCACCTGTTCTACCTCGTCGGCTTCCGCAACCGCTTCGCGGCCGTCTTCTCCTGGCTGGTCGCCTTCATCGGCACCGGCCGCCCCGGCTTCAACGAGGTCCAGAAGACCTCGGCGGCAAAGGATCAGGCCGAACCCCGAGCCGCCTGA
- a CDS encoding ABC transporter permease, producing MTFVRDTRLVFWSQLRSNLRNPVWVMIGLTQPILYLVLFGPLVKGVSSSFGASSDPWKLLTPALVIQIGLFGAMFAGFAIVSELRSGVIERQRVTPAARGALLLGRVLKDMVVLIVQALVLVAVAMLAFDLRPDPLGLVLSVLLISVMAAGLASASYALGLWAKEEGTLASVLNSVSVPIMLLSGILLPMSVGPQWLQDIAKVNPFSHTVDAARALFRGDFGSSDVYVGTTVTIALALVLMVIGARSFARENA from the coding sequence ATGACATTCGTGCGCGACACCCGGCTGGTGTTCTGGTCCCAGCTGCGATCGAATCTGCGAAATCCGGTGTGGGTCATGATCGGATTGACGCAGCCGATCCTCTATCTCGTGCTGTTCGGACCGCTGGTGAAGGGCGTGTCGTCGTCCTTCGGCGCGAGTTCGGATCCGTGGAAGCTCCTGACTCCGGCGCTGGTCATCCAGATCGGCCTGTTCGGCGCCATGTTCGCCGGGTTCGCCATTGTGTCCGAGCTGCGGTCGGGTGTGATCGAGCGGCAGCGGGTGACGCCCGCCGCGCGTGGCGCTCTGCTCCTGGGCCGTGTCCTCAAGGACATGGTCGTGCTGATCGTGCAGGCGCTGGTGCTGGTCGCGGTGGCAATGCTGGCATTCGATCTGCGGCCCGATCCGCTCGGGCTGGTGCTGTCGGTGCTGCTGATCTCCGTGATGGCGGCCGGTCTGGCGTCGGCGTCGTACGCACTGGGGCTGTGGGCGAAGGAGGAGGGGACTCTCGCCTCGGTGCTCAACTCGGTGTCGGTGCCGATCATGCTGCTGTCGGGCATTCTGCTGCCGATGAGCGTCGGGCCGCAGTGGCTGCAGGACATCGCGAAGGTGAATCCCTTCTCGCATACCGTCGATGCGGCGCGAGCGCTGTTCCGCGGTGACTTCGGCTCCTCCGATGTGTACGTCGGGACCACGGTCACGATCGCCCTGGCTCTGGTGCTCATGGTGATAGGCGCCCGCAGTTTCGCCCGTGAAAACGCCTGA